CGGTCGGTGCACACGGTCTACCTTTATGGCAACCAACTGGATGAATTCCCCATGAACCTTCCCAAGAACGTCAGAGTCCTCCATTTGCAGGAAAACAACATTCAGACCATTTCTCGGGCTGCTCTCGCCCAGCTCTTGAAGCTCGAAGAGCTTCACCTGGATGACAACTCGATATCCACGGTGGGGGTGGAAGATGGGGCCTTCCGGGAGGCTGTGAGCCTCAAACTGTTGTTCCTATCCAAGAATCACCTGAGCAGCGTGCCCGTTGGGCTTCCTGTGGATTTGCAAGAGCTGAGAGTGGATGAAAATCGTATCGCTGTCATATCAGACATGGCCTTTCAGAACCTCACGAGCTTAGAGCGTCTGATCGTGGATGGGAACCTCCTGACTAACAAGGGCATTGCCGAGGGTACCTTCAGTCATCTCACCAAGCTCAAGGAATTTTCCATTGTTCGGAATTcactctcccacccccctcctgATCTCCCAGGTACACATCTGATCAGGCTCTACCTGCAGGACAACCAGATCAACCACATCCCTTTGACAGCCTTCTCAAATCTTCGCAAGCTGGAACGCCTGGACATATCCAACAATCAACTGCGCGTGTTGACTCAAGGGGTCTTTGATAATCTCTCCAACCTGAAGCAGCTCACTGCTCGGAATAACCCCTGGTTTTGTGACTGCAGTATTAAATGGGTCACGGAATGGCTCAAATACATCCCTTCATCTCTCAACGTGCGAGGTTTCATGTGCCAAGGGCCCGAGCAAGTCCGGGGGATGGCTGTCAGGGAGCTGAATATGAATCTTTTGTCATGCCCCACCACGACCCCTGGGCTGCCCGTCTTTACCCCAGCTCCAAGTACAGCCTCGCCAACGACCCAGCCTTCCAcgctctctgtcccaaccccTAGCAGAAGCTACGTGCCTCTGACTCCCACCACAGCGAAACTTCCCACGATCCCTGACTGggatggcagagaaagagtgacCCCGCCTATTTCTGAACGGATCCAACTCTCTATCCATTTTGTGAATGACACGTCCATCCAAGtcagctggctctctctctttaccGTGATGGCATACAAACTCACGTGGGTGAAAATGGGCCACAGTTTAGTAGGGGGCATCGTTCAGGAACGCATAGTCAGCGGTGAGAAACAGCACTTGAGCCTGGTTAATTTAGAGCCCAGATCCACCTATCGGATTTGTTTAGTGCCACTGGATGCTTTTAACTACCGAGCTGTGGAAGATACCATTTGTTCCGAGGCCACCACCCATGCCTCGTATTTGAACAATGGCAGCAACACGGCTTCCAGCCACGAGCAGACGACTTCCCGCAGCATGGGCTCCCCTTTTCTGCTGGCGGGCCTGATCGGGGGCGCGGTGATATTTGTGCTCGTGGTCTTGCTCAGCGTCTTTTGCTGGCACATGCACAAAAAGGGGCGCTACACCTCCCAGAAGTGGAAATACAACCGAG
This region of Lynx canadensis isolate LIC74 chromosome B3, mLynCan4.pri.v2, whole genome shotgun sequence genomic DNA includes:
- the FLRT2 gene encoding leucine-rich repeat transmembrane protein FLRT2 yields the protein MGLQTTQWPSRGAFFLKSWLLISLGLYSQMSKTLACPSVCRCDRNFVYCNERSLTSVPLGIPEGVTVLYLHNNQINNAGFPAELHNVRSVHTVYLYGNQLDEFPMNLPKNVRVLHLQENNIQTISRAALAQLLKLEELHLDDNSISTVGVEDGAFREAVSLKLLFLSKNHLSSVPVGLPVDLQELRVDENRIAVISDMAFQNLTSLERLIVDGNLLTNKGIAEGTFSHLTKLKEFSIVRNSLSHPPPDLPGTHLIRLYLQDNQINHIPLTAFSNLRKLERLDISNNQLRVLTQGVFDNLSNLKQLTARNNPWFCDCSIKWVTEWLKYIPSSLNVRGFMCQGPEQVRGMAVRELNMNLLSCPTTTPGLPVFTPAPSTASPTTQPSTLSVPTPSRSYVPLTPTTAKLPTIPDWDGRERVTPPISERIQLSIHFVNDTSIQVSWLSLFTVMAYKLTWVKMGHSLVGGIVQERIVSGEKQHLSLVNLEPRSTYRICLVPLDAFNYRAVEDTICSEATTHASYLNNGSNTASSHEQTTSRSMGSPFLLAGLIGGAVIFVLVVLLSVFCWHMHKKGRYTSQKWKYNRGRRKDDYCEAGTKKDNSILEMTETSFQIVSLNNDQLLKGDFRLQPLYTPNGGINYTDCHIPNNMRYCNSSVPDLEHCHT